One part of the Mycolicibacterium aromaticivorans JS19b1 = JCM 16368 genome encodes these proteins:
- a CDS encoding cytochrome P450, translated as MTSADTRLGLALFEDRYIQDPHPLYASMHQTGDVHRIGDSGFYAVSSWGAVNEAVARVGDFSSNLTATMMYEAPHTVTAFPIGELGGEMQALATADEPVHSIHRKLLLPQLAAKRIRAAEPFIVDTERAVWQTSADDDGIEWMSAMANRLPMMIVGRIIGVPDSDIDRIIQWGYAATQVVEGLVTPVQMESAGVAVMELSGYIADQFGRAATEPRDNLLGDLASACAAGDLSDIAALAMMITLFSAGGESTASLIGSAAYLLATLPDVQHRLRERPDLLGAFLEEVLRYEPPFRGHYRHVVNDTELFGVELGAGSRLLLLWGAANRDPSHFDDPAEFRLDRPAGKGHITFGKGAHFCVGAALARLEAQIVIGRLLERTANVDAAEVGRWLPSLLVRRLERLQLTVN; from the coding sequence ATGACATCGGCCGATACCCGCTTGGGGCTGGCGCTCTTCGAAGACCGGTACATCCAGGATCCGCACCCGCTGTACGCGAGCATGCATCAGACCGGCGACGTCCACCGCATCGGAGACTCGGGTTTCTACGCCGTGAGCAGCTGGGGTGCCGTCAACGAGGCGGTCGCCCGTGTCGGTGACTTCTCCTCGAACCTGACGGCCACGATGATGTACGAGGCTCCTCACACCGTCACCGCGTTCCCGATCGGCGAACTCGGCGGCGAGATGCAGGCTTTGGCGACAGCGGACGAACCTGTGCATTCGATCCACCGGAAACTCCTGTTGCCCCAACTCGCCGCGAAACGCATCCGAGCCGCCGAACCGTTCATCGTCGACACCGAAAGGGCGGTGTGGCAGACGAGTGCCGATGACGACGGCATCGAGTGGATGAGTGCGATGGCCAATCGGCTGCCGATGATGATCGTCGGCCGGATCATCGGAGTGCCCGACAGCGACATCGACAGGATCATCCAGTGGGGATATGCGGCCACCCAGGTGGTCGAAGGTTTGGTGACGCCGGTCCAGATGGAATCCGCCGGCGTCGCCGTGATGGAGCTCAGCGGATACATCGCCGACCAATTCGGACGGGCGGCGACTGAGCCTCGTGACAACCTGTTGGGTGATCTGGCCTCGGCATGTGCCGCCGGTGACCTCAGCGACATTGCGGCGCTCGCGATGATGATCACACTGTTCAGCGCCGGAGGAGAATCGACCGCGTCGCTGATCGGTTCTGCCGCTTACCTTCTCGCAACCCTGCCCGATGTGCAGCATCGACTGCGCGAGAGGCCGGACCTACTCGGGGCGTTCCTGGAGGAAGTGCTTCGTTACGAGCCGCCGTTCCGTGGGCACTATCGCCATGTCGTCAACGACACCGAACTGTTCGGCGTCGAACTCGGGGCGGGTTCGCGGTTGCTGCTGTTGTGGGGAGCTGCCAACCGGGACCCGTCCCACTTCGACGATCCCGCCGAGTTCCGGCTCGATCGACCGGCGGGCAAGGGGCACATCACCTTTGGTAAGGGTGCACACTTCTGTGTCGGGGCGGCCCTTGCTCGGTTGGAG
- a CDS encoding TetR/AcrR family transcriptional regulator, with the protein MTRNDWVLGGDRAAAAAERIYTAATELVIRDGLDSLDIDTLAARVHCSRATVYRHAGGKGQIRDAVLMRLAAGIIDTVRQSVDGLTGAERVITAITVALREIRSDRLRRLMFSTGNLPDLRDLHSSPVLAHLAAELTGITDDDPQAAQWIVRVVVSFAYSPIADIREERRVLERFVAPAYRPVTVGR; encoded by the coding sequence ATGACTCGCAACGACTGGGTGTTGGGCGGCGACCGCGCCGCGGCGGCGGCGGAGCGCATCTACACCGCCGCGACCGAGCTCGTCATCCGCGACGGGTTGGATTCCTTGGATATCGACACCCTGGCCGCGAGGGTCCACTGCTCACGGGCCACGGTGTACCGCCACGCCGGCGGCAAGGGTCAGATCCGCGACGCCGTGCTCATGCGCCTGGCGGCTGGCATCATCGACACGGTTCGGCAGTCGGTGGACGGCCTCACCGGCGCGGAGCGGGTGATCACCGCAATTACCGTGGCGCTCCGCGAGATCCGATCCGATCGGCTGCGGCGCCTGATGTTCAGCACCGGCAATTTACCGGATCTGAGGGATTTGCATTCCTCGCCGGTGCTCGCCCACCTGGCGGCCGAGCTCACCGGCATCACCGATGACGATCCGCAGGCCGCGCAATGGATTGTGCGCGTTGTCGTCTCGTTTGCCTACTCACCAATCGCCGATATCCGCGAGGAACGGCGGGTCCTGGAGCGGTTCGTGGCGCCGGCCTACCGTCCCGTCACCGTTGGCCGGTGA
- a CDS encoding DUF4239 domain-containing protein, with translation MSGWLVSNVPPGLLLVGLIVVIAGGAMLIARVIRRRFPALTRDEHNDVTKFTYTFIGFIYAFLIGFMSSSMWGQISAADANARAEGAAAIEMARDLVAFDKSDADRLRRSLLDYEKSAIAEWERGPGTRSPGTDDALAQLMSAYRQVTATTDSQKTVLSTSYANLDKMSQARTVRLLTAREDTGPPWPLWAVIFLTSALVLGTVVIYGVDKAGLHYPMVAIVGLIVATNLFLLVEASHPYIGGISTTPDPLYEAVSVITGQR, from the coding sequence ATGAGTGGATGGCTGGTGAGCAATGTCCCACCGGGGCTGCTCCTCGTCGGTCTGATCGTGGTCATCGCCGGGGGAGCGATGCTGATCGCCAGGGTGATTCGGCGACGGTTCCCCGCGTTGACGCGTGACGAGCACAACGACGTCACCAAATTCACCTACACATTCATCGGCTTCATCTACGCCTTCCTGATCGGGTTCATGTCGTCGTCGATGTGGGGTCAGATCAGCGCCGCCGACGCGAACGCGCGCGCCGAAGGTGCGGCTGCCATCGAAATGGCAAGGGATCTAGTCGCTTTCGACAAGTCCGACGCTGATCGTCTGCGGCGCAGCCTGCTCGATTACGAGAAGTCCGCGATCGCGGAGTGGGAACGAGGCCCAGGTACTCGCTCACCCGGGACCGACGATGCGCTGGCGCAGTTGATGTCGGCCTACCGGCAGGTCACCGCGACGACCGACAGCCAGAAGACCGTTCTTTCAACGTCATACGCCAACCTCGACAAGATGAGCCAGGCCCGCACCGTCCGCCTGCTCACGGCCCGCGAAGACACCGGGCCGCCGTGGCCGCTGTGGGCGGTGATCTTCTTGACCAGTGCACTGGTCCTGGGCACCGTCGTGATCTACGGGGTGGACAAGGCTGGGCTGCACTACCCGATGGTGGCCATCGTCGGCCTGATCGTGGCGACCAATCTGTTCCTGCTTGTGGAGGCGTCGCACCCGTACATCGGTGGTATATCGACGACGCCCGACCCGCTCTACGAGGCGGTGTCGGTCATCACCGGCCAACGGTGA
- the treS gene encoding maltose alpha-D-glucosyltransferase, which translates to MSQTVESTSDGLPDDGPPDEGETGNAPAEITYDEHLHPARPRTLRFRPRVRNPFVRRSIAQDGSPTADNQAYVSWLLSQSMLADANEISQQFSGQGSMWQNPYATPSPRSAVDAASVWFTAYPLSLITRPEESFLKAMADEAMWKAFAEIGIEGIHTGPVKRAGGIAGWQLTPSVDGHFDRISTQIDPAFGTEDEFRQMCGTANWYGGTILDDIVPGHTGKGADFRLAEMKYADYPGIYHMIDIDPLDWEHLPDVPHGRDSVNVDAATEEWLDKAGYIIGRLQRVIFYAEGIKETNWSVTRPVVGIDGIERRWVYLHYFKEGQPSINWLDPSFAGMRLVIGDALHSLTDLGSGGLRLDANGFLGAEKTSGEDGVGWSEGHPLSQAANQFIGSMVRKLGGFTFQELNLTIDDIKETSGTGADLSYDFVNRPAYHHALATADTEFLRLTLRTAIELGVDPASLVHALQNHDELTYELVHWSNGHKDDIYTYKGQEITGETLGERVRADLTDALTGPAAPYNRVFTTNGIACTTATVIAATLGYRDLDDIDDDIDRIRRAHLLLAMFNALQPGVFALSGWDLCGMLTLPSAEVADLLHGGDTRWIHRAAHDLMGVNPAATKSNAGMPRGRSLYGSIPEQLADDTSFLRQLQAILRVRAHYGIATSRQVDIPEVSHRGMLVMVHQLDAPEQYQLTVLNFANEDIAGTVRSKTLPPGATVRDMFTGAHIAVVDDLHSFAVEMIPHHGMALLVEVEPAYEGARA; encoded by the coding sequence ATGTCGCAGACGGTGGAGTCCACATCTGATGGGCTGCCCGACGATGGACCGCCCGACGAGGGTGAAACCGGCAATGCGCCTGCCGAGATCACCTACGACGAGCATCTGCACCCCGCCCGACCTCGCACGTTGCGGTTCCGTCCTCGTGTGCGAAATCCGTTCGTGCGCAGATCGATTGCGCAGGACGGCTCGCCGACGGCGGACAACCAGGCCTACGTGTCGTGGCTTTTGTCACAATCGATGCTCGCCGACGCCAACGAGATCAGCCAGCAATTCTCCGGCCAGGGTTCGATGTGGCAGAACCCGTATGCCACGCCCAGCCCGCGCAGTGCGGTCGACGCCGCGTCGGTGTGGTTCACCGCGTATCCGCTGTCGCTCATCACCCGGCCCGAAGAGTCATTCCTCAAGGCCATGGCCGATGAGGCGATGTGGAAGGCCTTCGCAGAGATCGGTATCGAGGGAATCCACACCGGCCCCGTCAAACGTGCCGGTGGCATCGCCGGCTGGCAACTGACCCCCAGCGTGGACGGCCACTTCGACCGGATCAGCACCCAGATCGACCCGGCGTTCGGCACCGAAGACGAGTTCCGCCAGATGTGCGGCACCGCGAACTGGTACGGCGGCACCATTCTCGACGACATCGTGCCCGGGCACACCGGCAAGGGCGCCGATTTTCGGCTGGCGGAGATGAAATACGCCGACTACCCCGGCATTTACCACATGATCGACATCGATCCGCTGGACTGGGAGCACCTGCCCGACGTTCCGCACGGCCGGGACTCGGTCAACGTCGACGCCGCGACCGAGGAATGGCTGGACAAGGCCGGCTACATCATCGGGCGGTTGCAACGCGTGATCTTCTACGCCGAGGGCATCAAGGAGACCAACTGGAGTGTGACCCGCCCCGTCGTCGGCATCGACGGTATCGAGCGGCGGTGGGTGTATCTGCACTACTTCAAGGAGGGGCAGCCCTCGATCAACTGGCTCGACCCGTCCTTCGCCGGGATGCGCCTGGTGATCGGCGACGCACTGCACTCACTGACCGATCTGGGGTCGGGCGGATTGCGCCTCGACGCCAACGGCTTCCTCGGCGCCGAGAAGACGTCCGGGGAAGACGGTGTGGGATGGTCGGAAGGTCACCCGCTTTCGCAGGCAGCCAACCAGTTCATCGGAAGCATGGTGCGCAAGCTCGGCGGGTTCACCTTCCAGGAACTGAACCTGACGATCGATGACATCAAGGAGACCAGCGGCACCGGCGCCGACCTGTCCTACGACTTCGTCAACCGGCCCGCCTATCACCACGCCCTGGCGACCGCCGACACCGAGTTTCTGCGCCTGACGCTGCGCACAGCCATCGAACTGGGCGTCGACCCGGCATCACTGGTGCACGCACTGCAGAACCACGATGAGCTGACCTACGAACTGGTGCATTGGTCGAACGGTCACAAGGACGACATCTACACCTACAAAGGCCAGGAGATCACCGGAGAGACCCTCGGCGAACGTGTTCGCGCCGATCTCACCGACGCGCTCACCGGACCGGCCGCGCCGTACAACCGCGTCTTCACGACGAACGGAATCGCCTGCACCACAGCGACAGTGATCGCCGCAACGCTGGGATACCGCGACCTCGACGACATCGACGACGACATCGACCGCATTCGCCGGGCACACCTGCTGCTGGCGATGTTCAACGCACTTCAGCCAGGGGTGTTCGCGCTGTCCGGCTGGGACCTGTGCGGCATGCTCACGTTGCCGTCGGCCGAGGTCGCCGATCTGCTGCACGGCGGCGACACGCGCTGGATCCACCGCGCCGCACACGACCTGATGGGCGTCAACCCGGCAGCGACGAAGTCGAACGCGGGGATGCCGCGTGGCCGAAGCCTGTACGGGTCGATTCCCGAACAGCTCGCCGACGACACCAGCTTCCTGCGTCAACTTCAGGCGATACTGCGGGTGCGGGCGCACTACGGCATTGCGACCAGTCGGCAGGTCGACATTCCCGAGGTGTCGCATCGCGGCATGTTGGTGATGGTGCACCAGCTCGACGCGCCCGAGCAGTATCAGCTGACCGTCCTCAACTTCGCCAACGAGGACATCGCGGGCACTGTCCGATCCAAGACTCTGCCGCCGGGTGCGACCGTGCGCGATATGTTCACCGGAGCGCACATCGCGGTCGTCGACGATCTGCACAGCTTTGCGGTCGAGATGATTCCGCATCACGGCATGGCGCTTCTTGTCGAAGTCGAACCTGCCTACGAGGGCGCGCGAGCCTGA
- a CDS encoding PPOX class F420-dependent oxidoreductase: protein MDELSDEAAAFLSEGTRTAKLAYVAADGRPLVAPVWFIVDGGQLVFNTGKTTAKGHALSRDPRVAICVDDQDPPFSFVQVQGTASLSEDPDELLELATRIAARYMGAERAEEFGRRNGVPGELVVRVTPTKVITAFNVAD from the coding sequence ATGGACGAACTCTCCGATGAAGCGGCCGCGTTCCTCTCCGAGGGCACCCGCACGGCAAAACTCGCGTATGTCGCGGCGGACGGCAGGCCGCTCGTCGCGCCGGTATGGTTCATCGTCGACGGTGGCCAACTCGTTTTCAACACCGGCAAGACGACAGCCAAAGGGCATGCGCTGAGCCGCGACCCACGGGTCGCGATCTGCGTCGACGACCAGGATCCGCCGTTCTCATTCGTCCAGGTTCAGGGCACCGCATCGCTCAGCGAGGATCCCGATGAGCTGCTCGAGCTGGCGACCCGCATCGCGGCCCGCTACATGGGAGCTGAGCGCGCCGAGGAATTCGGTAGGCGCAACGGCGTGCCGGGTGAGCTGGTCGTGCGGGTGACCCCGACGAAGGTGATCACGGCGTTCAACGTCGCCGACTGA
- a CDS encoding DUF5313 domain-containing protein, with translation MRVRKPRPEEDATSADRPNLGQLIMYSYGFRRLPDSMREWVANDLAGPGAVKRFMLKAAIPPFFLLAPFWLLPVENNSVYVHAEMTVPLYLWTLAISLALNKVWRRHRLAVHGLDPNLVDVVKRQKNARVEEDYIARFGPRPQEAEHQKNSNPFF, from the coding sequence CTGCGGGTTAGGAAACCGCGACCCGAGGAGGATGCCACGTCCGCCGATCGGCCCAATCTGGGCCAACTCATCATGTACTCGTACGGGTTCCGACGGCTGCCCGATTCCATGCGGGAATGGGTCGCGAACGATCTCGCGGGACCCGGCGCCGTCAAGCGGTTCATGCTGAAAGCGGCGATCCCGCCGTTCTTCCTTCTGGCGCCGTTCTGGCTGCTGCCCGTGGAGAACAACTCGGTGTACGTTCACGCCGAGATGACGGTGCCGCTCTATCTGTGGACGCTGGCGATTTCACTTGCGCTGAACAAGGTTTGGCGGCGTCATCGGCTCGCCGTGCACGGTTTGGACCCGAATCTGGTGGACGTGGTCAAGCGTCAGAAGAACGCCCGCGTCGAAGAGGATTACATCGCCCGATTCGGCCCGCGCCCTCAGGAAGCCGAGCACCAGAAGAACAGCAACCCGTTCTTCTGA
- a CDS encoding sensor domain-containing diguanylate cyclase, producing the protein MSDTDAFGDHDRLRQLIDKLPAMVAYWDGDLRNVVANEAHRQFFGKAPAEIRGMHITELLVGDLGEASMPYVYAAIAGEDQIFEKTLTDHNGVVRHVQASYLPDVVDGQVRGLYVQVADVTARVEAERARDDAQRLFEISMDNAPFGKAVFTTDGQALYINSALRELLGIRPNDEAVIHYYDGVHPDDVAVAEQDWRELLSGSVDRIATEVRYVRSDGAVIWVHRAAVVAPGAHGGADVVITQLQDVTARKDAEAELAHRAVTDPLTGLHNRHSLVARIAEHRTARPGDCVAALFIDLDGFKKVNDAHGHAAGDAVLEAAAGRLAGAVASPNAVYRLGGDEFVVLAVDDVSTSAVEQLAQDVWAAVSGVYPVDGSEVTLTASVGWASSPTADAAELIREADIDMYRHKARRQQGDQRLSSTEIVARDGE; encoded by the coding sequence ATGTCGGACACCGATGCGTTCGGTGACCACGATCGACTGCGGCAGCTCATCGACAAATTGCCGGCCATGGTGGCGTACTGGGACGGCGATCTCCGAAACGTGGTCGCCAACGAGGCCCACCGGCAATTCTTCGGCAAGGCGCCCGCCGAGATCCGCGGCATGCACATCACCGAGCTGCTGGTAGGCGACCTCGGTGAGGCGAGCATGCCGTACGTCTACGCCGCGATAGCGGGCGAGGATCAGATCTTCGAGAAAACTCTGACCGACCACAACGGCGTCGTTCGTCATGTGCAGGCGTCGTACCTGCCCGACGTGGTCGACGGGCAGGTACGTGGGTTGTATGTGCAGGTGGCTGATGTCACAGCGCGGGTCGAGGCTGAGCGGGCCCGCGACGACGCTCAGCGGCTGTTCGAGATCAGCATGGACAATGCGCCGTTCGGGAAGGCCGTGTTCACTACCGACGGACAGGCGCTCTACATCAACTCGGCCCTGCGCGAGCTGCTGGGGATCCGGCCGAACGACGAAGCGGTGATTCACTACTACGACGGCGTCCACCCCGACGATGTCGCTGTGGCGGAACAGGATTGGCGCGAGTTGCTGTCCGGCTCGGTGGATCGGATCGCCACCGAGGTTCGTTACGTCCGCAGCGACGGCGCCGTCATCTGGGTTCATCGCGCCGCGGTGGTGGCGCCCGGCGCACACGGCGGCGCCGACGTCGTGATCACCCAGCTTCAGGACGTCACCGCCCGCAAGGACGCCGAAGCCGAACTAGCCCATCGCGCTGTGACCGACCCGCTCACCGGCCTGCACAACCGGCACTCGCTCGTCGCTCGGATCGCCGAGCACCGCACCGCTCGCCCCGGTGACTGCGTGGCCGCCTTGTTCATCGACCTCGATGGGTTCAAGAAAGTCAACGATGCGCACGGCCACGCCGCAGGCGATGCCGTTCTGGAAGCGGCCGCGGGGCGGCTTGCCGGAGCGGTGGCATCACCCAATGCGGTCTACCGTCTCGGCGGCGACGAGTTCGTCGTCCTGGCCGTCGACGACGTCAGCACGTCCGCCGTCGAGCAACTGGCGCAGGACGTGTGGGCTGCGGTCAGCGGCGTGTATCCCGTGGATGGCAGCGAGGTGACACTCACAGCATCAGTGGGGTGGGCATCCAGCCCGACAGCGGACGCCGCCGAACTCATCCGCGAGGCCGATATCGACATGTACCGGCACAAAGCACGGCGGCAGCAGGGTGATCAACGCCTCAGCTCAACCGAAATTGTCGCGCGCGACGGCGAGTAG
- the glpR gene encoding gephyrin-like molybdotransferase receptor GlpR: MPSIPQSLLWISLVVLWLFVLVPMLISKRDNVRRISDVALATRVLNGGAKSRRFKRSGPSAGHRHDPDWQPEGDQFDELDSDAEATPSRTRTVVVVAAVTEEAESDYLDVDVVDEDSGALPVGGTARSAQVQPSLFDEAPAPVVAEPVAEVEETSDETPDEHADTVPASDDTDQFQAVTEDQPQDGTDDEYEYVEDTSGLEAEDEPATTVTPRASRPRRSESTTAAAVSARKYRFRKRMLVAMAAIMVITATLSFTVSSDLWWVTGAAGAVTVLYLGYLRRQTRIEEQVRRRRQQRMARSRLGVENTEDREFDVVPSRLRRPGAAVLDIDDEDPIFEHLDEVAFARHFDLPRAAGQ, encoded by the coding sequence ATGCCAAGCATCCCCCAATCATTGCTCTGGATCTCGCTTGTGGTGCTGTGGTTGTTCGTGTTGGTCCCGATGCTCATCAGCAAGCGTGACAACGTCCGCCGGATCAGTGACGTCGCGCTTGCCACCCGAGTGCTCAACGGCGGTGCGAAGTCGCGCCGGTTCAAGCGCAGCGGCCCCTCGGCCGGTCATCGGCACGACCCGGACTGGCAGCCCGAAGGGGACCAGTTCGACGAGCTGGACTCCGACGCGGAGGCGACGCCGTCGCGAACCCGCACAGTCGTCGTGGTGGCTGCGGTCACCGAGGAGGCCGAGTCGGATTACCTGGACGTCGACGTGGTCGACGAGGACTCCGGCGCGTTGCCCGTCGGCGGCACCGCGCGCAGCGCCCAGGTCCAGCCGAGCCTGTTCGACGAAGCACCGGCGCCGGTGGTCGCCGAACCCGTGGCGGAGGTCGAGGAGACCAGCGACGAGACCCCGGACGAGCACGCCGACACCGTGCCGGCGAGCGACGACACCGATCAGTTCCAGGCGGTCACTGAGGATCAGCCGCAGGACGGCACCGACGACGAATACGAATACGTCGAGGACACTTCGGGTCTGGAGGCCGAGGACGAGCCTGCGACGACCGTGACGCCCCGGGCGAGCCGGCCGCGTCGTTCGGAGTCGACGACGGCCGCGGCGGTCAGCGCGCGCAAGTACCGCTTCCGCAAGCGGATGCTGGTGGCGATGGCCGCGATCATGGTCATCACTGCAACGCTGTCGTTCACCGTCAGCTCCGACCTGTGGTGGGTCACCGGCGCGGCCGGTGCCGTGACGGTGCTGTACCTGGGCTACCTGCGTCGTCAGACCAGGATCGAGGAGCAGGTGCGCCGGCGTCGCCAGCAGCGGATGGCGCGCTCGCGGCTCGGGGTCGAGAACACCGAGGACCGTGAATTCGATGTCGTGCCGTCCCGGCTGCGTCGTCCCGGTGCCGCGGTACTGGACATCGACGACGAGGACCCGATCTTCGAGCACCTCGACGAGGTCGCGTTCGCCCGGCACTTCGACCTGCCGCGGGCGGCCGGCCAGTAG
- a CDS encoding GNAT family N-acetyltransferase codes for MNLWRNSSLHPGWPASVGPLRVGAGVIRLRPVRMRDAAMWSRIRLADRRYLEPWEPTAEMDWAVRHAVSSWPPVCSGLRGEARKGRMLPYVIELDGQLSGQLTIGNVTHGALRSAWIGYWVSSAVTGAGVATGALALGLDHCFGPVGLHRVEATVRPENAASRAVLAKVGFREEGLLQRYLDVDGAWRDHLLVGMTVEEVEGSVVGRLVHRGLAHWA; via the coding sequence GTGAATTTGTGGCGCAACAGTTCCCTGCACCCGGGCTGGCCTGCTTCCGTAGGTCCGCTGCGGGTCGGCGCCGGGGTCATCCGGTTGCGCCCGGTGCGGATGCGCGACGCGGCGATGTGGAGCCGCATCCGCTTGGCCGACCGTCGCTACCTCGAGCCGTGGGAACCGACTGCTGAGATGGATTGGGCTGTGCGGCATGCAGTTTCGTCCTGGCCGCCGGTGTGCTCGGGTCTTCGGGGCGAGGCGCGCAAGGGCCGGATGCTGCCGTACGTGATCGAACTCGACGGGCAGTTGAGCGGTCAGCTCACGATCGGCAATGTGACGCACGGGGCGTTGCGCTCAGCCTGGATCGGCTATTGGGTGTCCAGCGCCGTCACCGGCGCGGGGGTGGCCACGGGTGCGCTCGCGCTGGGGCTCGACCACTGTTTCGGGCCGGTCGGTCTGCATCGGGTGGAGGCGACGGTGCGCCCGGAGAATGCGGCGAGTCGCGCGGTGCTGGCCAAGGTCGGCTTTCGCGAGGAGGGCCTGCTGCAGCGGTACCTCGACGTCGACGGAGCGTGGCGCGACCACTTGCTGGTGGGGATGACGGTGGAAGAGGTCGAGGGCTCCGTGGTGGGTCGGCTGGTGCACCGCGGGCTGGCGCACTGGGCATGA
- the glp gene encoding gephyrin-like molybdotransferase Glp codes for MRSVEEQQARVAAAAVAPRPVRVPIAESQGLMCAEEVITEYPLPGFDQAAIDGYAVRSVDVQGLGGDSDDEQGGEISLPVMGVIEAGARTPSRLQPKQAARVQTGAPMPTLADAVLPLRWTDGGQARVRVLRGVRSGAYVRRAGDDVQPGDVAVRAGATIGAAQVGLLAAVGRERVLVHPRPRVTVMSVGGELVDISRTPGNGQVYDVNSYAIAAAARDAGAEVNRVGIVSTEPKALREAVEGQLNRAELVVIAGAVGGAAAEGVRAVLSKLGEMEVTRIAMHPGSVQGFGQLGRERVPTFLLPANPVSALVVFEVMVRPLIRLSLGKRQSLRRVVQARALSPISSVPGRKGFLRGQLMRDQDTGEYLVQALGGAPGASSHLLATLAEANCLVVVPTELDQVRTGEVVDVAFLAQRG; via the coding sequence GTGCGTTCGGTAGAAGAACAGCAGGCCAGAGTGGCGGCCGCGGCGGTGGCACCACGCCCGGTTCGCGTGCCGATCGCCGAGTCCCAGGGCCTGATGTGCGCCGAGGAAGTGATCACCGAATATCCCCTGCCCGGTTTCGACCAGGCCGCCATCGACGGCTATGCGGTCCGCAGCGTGGATGTCCAGGGTCTCGGCGGCGATTCCGACGATGAGCAGGGTGGCGAGATCAGCCTGCCGGTGATGGGTGTCATCGAGGCCGGCGCGCGGACCCCCAGCCGGCTGCAGCCCAAGCAGGCCGCCCGGGTGCAGACCGGTGCGCCGATGCCGACATTGGCCGACGCGGTGCTGCCATTGCGCTGGACCGACGGCGGTCAGGCGCGGGTGCGAGTGCTGCGCGGGGTTCGGTCGGGTGCCTATGTCCGGCGGGCCGGTGACGACGTGCAGCCCGGCGACGTCGCGGTGCGTGCCGGTGCGACGATCGGCGCCGCGCAGGTGGGATTGCTTGCCGCGGTCGGCCGCGAGCGTGTGCTGGTGCATCCGCGTCCCCGGGTGACCGTGATGAGTGTGGGCGGCGAGCTGGTCGACATTTCCCGGACGCCCGGCAATGGCCAGGTGTACGACGTCAACTCGTATGCCATCGCCGCCGCGGCGCGCGATGCCGGCGCCGAGGTGAATCGGGTGGGCATCGTCAGCACCGAGCCGAAGGCGCTGCGCGAGGCCGTCGAGGGTCAGCTCAACCGTGCCGAGCTGGTGGTGATCGCCGGTGCGGTCGGCGGGGCTGCGGCCGAAGGTGTGCGAGCCGTCCTGTCGAAGCTCGGCGAGATGGAAGTCACCAGGATCGCCATGCATCCCGGATCGGTTCAGGGCTTCGGGCAGCTCGGCCGCGAACGGGTCCCGACGTTCCTGTTGCCGGCGAACCCGGTCAGCGCACTGGTCGTTTTCGAAGTCATGGTTCGCCCGCTGATCCGGCTCTCACTGGGTAAGCGCCAGTCACTTCGGCGTGTCGTACAGGCCCGGGCGTTGTCGCCGATTTCGTCGGTGCCAGGGCGCAAGGGTTTCCTGCGTGGACAGCTGATGCGCGACCAGGACACCGGCGAGTATCTGGTGCAGGCGCTCGGCGGCGCCCCGGGAGCGTCGTCGCATCTGTTGGCGACGCTGGCCGAGGCCAACTGCTTGGTCGTGGTGCCCACCGAGCTCGATCAGGTCCGGACCGGCGAGGTCGTCGACGTCGCCTTCCTGGCTCAACGCGGCTGA